The sequence TAATGTAAAAACAATGCTTTGGCATTTGGGAATGTCGGGTAGTTTTAGTATTAGTCCTTGTGAAAAAGCTTTGCGTAAACATGACCATGTAATATTAAAATTCCAATTAAATGATGGGGAAGTGGTGGAATTACGTTATCATGACCCACGCCGTTTTGGTTGTATGATTTGGTTAGATGAGCAATCGCAAAAACTGCTTGATGTGTTGGGTGTAGAGCCGTTAAGTGATGATTTTACTGCCGATTATTTGATGGATAAATTTAAAAATAAAAGTGTAGCGATTAAATCAGCGATTATGGACTCGCATATTGTGGTTGGAGTGGGTAATATTTATGCAACAGAAAGTCTGTTTAATGTTGGCATTCACCCTTTACAGCCTGCAAAAACTTTGACCAAAGTACAATTAGAGCGTTTAGTGATTGAAATTAAACGTATTTTAGCCAATGCTATTCATCTTGGTGGTACAACATTACGAGATTATGCCAATGCGATGGGCGAAAATGGTTATTTTCAGCAAACTTTATTAGCCTATGGGCGAGCAGGCGAGATGTGTGTCAATTGTGAAACTACGTTGGAAAATGTCAAAATTGCACAGCGTTCGAGTGTGTTTTGTCCAGAATGTCAGCCGTTGAAACGTTAAATAGCGTGAGTTTGGCTGAATATAGTTGTATAACTTATTGAAATATAAAGATTAAGTAGGGTGCGTATTACGCACCTTACTTACTTTTGGTTTGATAATTTATGCGAGTTTTGCACCAGCAGGAATATTATCATCAAGTAGGATAACGGTTAATTGCCCATCTTTCTCCGCAGATAAAATCATACCTTCCGATAAACCAAACTTCATTTTGCGTGGGGCAAGATTGGTTACGCAAATTACCGTTTTGCCTTGTAATTCTTCAGGGCTATAAAACTTAGCAATTCCACTAAATACATTTCTGGTTTTTTCTTCGCCTACATCAAGTGTAAATTGCAATAATTTATCAGCTCCTTCAACTTTATTACATTCAAGCACTTTAGCCACTTTCATTTCTACCTTAGCAAAATCATCAATAGAGATAAAATCGTCAGTCTTAACAGTTTGCTCCACTGCTTTTGCTGTAGATGGTTTTGCTTTTTGCTCAGTTGATTGTAGGCTTTCTTTTGAATCTTCAATCATAGCATCAACTGCTTTTTTATCAACACGTTGCATTAAAGGTTGGAATGTTGCAATTTCATGGTCAAGTAAGATTTGTGTGCGTGAAGCAAAATCAAACTGTTCTAATTTAAAGAAAGCTTGTACTTCTTTGGCTAATTTTGGCAAGACTGGCGATAATAAAATCACTAATTGACGGAATAAATTTAAACCGACAGAACAGATTTGTTGTACTTCTGCACTATTTGGATTTTCTTTTGCCAAAGACCAAGGCTTTTTCTCATCAATATATTGATTAGCTTTATCCGCCAATGCCATAATTTCACGAATCGCAGTGCTAAATTCACGGTGTTCATAATGTTGGATAATACTATCACCTGCTGTGATAAATTCTTGAATTAAATCAGGTTCACTACAGTTTGTAGATAATTTATTATCAAATTGGGTATTGATAAATTTAGCACAACGGCTAGCAATATTGACCACTTTACCGACTAAATCAGAATTCACTTTTTGAACAAAATCATCTAAATTTAAATCAGCGTCTTCTACTTTATCCGATAAACGTGAAGCAAAATAATAACGTAAATATTCAGGATTTAAATGCTGTAAATAGGTTTCTGCTTTGATAAATGTCCCACGAGATTTAGACATTTTTTCTCCATTAACCGTCAAGAAACCATTTACAAACAATGAGGTTGGTGTACGATAATTTGCTCCATGTAACATCGCAGGCCAAAATAAAGCATGGAAATAGACAATATCTTTACCAATAAAATGATAAACTTCTTTATCTGAATCTAGTTTCCAATAATCATCAAAATTTAATTCAGGGCGTTTTGCTTTGATGTAATTTTCAAAACTCGCCATATAGCCAATCGGTGCATCAACCCAAACATAAAAATATTTATTCGGTGCATTTGGAATTTCAAAACCAAAATAAGGGGCATCTCGGCTAATATCCCAATCATTCAAACCTGCTTCAAACCATTCATCGAGCTTATTGGCAATCGAAACAGGCAAACGACCTTTATCTCGTGTCCAACCTTGTAAATATTCACTAAAATTCGGTAAATTAAAGAAATAATGGTCTGAATCTTTTTCGATAGGTGTTGCACCGCTTAAAGTTGAGCGTGGATTAATCAGTTCTGTCGCATTATAAGTAGTGCCACACACTTCACAACTATCGCCATATTGGTCATCAGCTTTACATTTAGGGCAAGTGCCTTTAATAAAGCGGTCTGATAAAAACATTTGTTTTTCAGGGTCAAATAATTGTGTTACAGGACGAATGCTAATATGACCTGCTTGGTGATTTTTGAGATAAATTTCTTCAGAACGTTTACGGTTAGTCTCACTATTGGTTGAGTCATAATGGTCAAAATCTACCATAAAACCAGCAAAATCACGTTCATGTTCTTGTTGTACATTGGCAATTTGTTGTTCTGGGCTAATGCCATTTGCTTCTGCACGCAACATAATCGCCGTGCCGTGTGCATCATCAGCACAGACATAAATCACATCATGTCCCATTGAACGCATTGCACGCACCCAAATATCGGCTTGAATATAACCAAGTAAATGTCCCATGTGGATTGGACCATTGGCATACGGTAGGGCATTGGTAACTAAAATTTGACGTTTGGACATGAATAACACTCTAAATTTGATAATTATTGGACAAACTTTAATTGTACCTAATTTTTAATAGCTTGTGTAGCGGTTGGGTGGATATTTCATAGAAATCATTGTTCTATCATTGAGCATAAAAATAGCCCTATATTAAATAGAGCTATTTTGATTGATGCTTGGCTGATTAAGGCTTAGAGAGTAATTTCCAACCTTTGCTGGTATTCATTAGACGGATTTTATTATCATCAGAAATATAACCGCCTTTAACCGCTTGTAAAATCGTGTTTTTAGGCACACTTACGGCAAAAATTTCGGCTTGCTGTCTATCTTCAGATAAAATCACATCAATATTATAAGTTACGCCTTTAATGGTTTCGCTTAGTTGAATATCAGCAATATTGGCGACACGCACACATTGTTGTCTAAGTTTCGACCATGTAAAATCGGCACTAGTTAAGCAACCATATTTATCTTTTTTTCCGTCAATAGGTTGAGTCTGACAAGCCATGATTAAAGCACTAAAACATGAAATAAGAATAATTTTTTTCATCATCATCACTTTTTAAATAAGATGATATGATGATAACATATCATACAGTTGAATTGTGCTAGAACGGATAATAAATTGTGAAGAATTGATACAAACCGTTCATTTGATAAAAAATGAACGGTTTTAAGAGATAAAAGTTGTTTAGATTAATATTCAATGATGACTTTCATTGCTTTAGTTTCAGCAGCGTGTTTGAATACATCATAGGCTTTTTCAATTTCACTAAATTTGAAATGATGTGTTGCCAATTTTTCCATTGGTAATTTACTGCATTCACACGCTTTTAATAGCATACCAGTTGTATTGGCATTAACTAAACCTGTGGTAATTTTTAAGTTTTTAATCCACAATTTGTTAAGCTCAAAACTGACGGGCTGACCGTGTACACCCACGTTAGCGATGTTACCACCTTCTTTGACGATTTTTTGGCAAATATCCCAAGTTTGTGGATAGCCTACGGCTTCCATTGCACAATCTACGCCACGACCACCAGTAATTTCAAGTACTTTAGCCACAACATTTTCTGTATTTGGATTAATAGTGTGTGTTGCTCCCATTTCTTTTGCCATTTTTAGGCGGTTTTCGTCCATATCAATTACGATAATGGTTGATGGAGAATATAACTGACCTGTTAATAGACAGCCCATACCAACAGGACCCGCACCGACAATTGCAATTGTATCACCTGGTTTTACATCGCCATATTGAACACCGATTTCATGTCCAGTGGGTAAAGCATCGGATAAGAAGACAGCGACATCAGTATTTAAATGATCGGGTAAAATGTACAATGAGTTATCTGCAAATGGCGTACGAACATATTCAGCTTGTGTGCCATCAATCATATAACCCATAATCCAACCACCATTTTGGCGGCAGTGTGAATACAGTTGTTTTTGACAGTTTTCACATGAACCACAACGACTGACACATGAAATAATCACTTTATCGCCTTTTTTGAAGTTTTTAACTGCAGAACCCACTTCTTCAACGATACCAATCCCTTCATGTCCTAAAATACGACCATTCCATTCGCCTGTTTTTTCACGAGCGGTTGCTTCAATTTCAGGGTTTTTACCTTTCCAAATCCCTAAGTCTGTACCACAAATTGTGGTTTTTGTCATACGAATAATAGCATCGGTTGGGTCAATGATAGTGGGTTTTGGGCGATCTTCAAAACGAATATCATTTTCACCATAATACGTCATTGCTTTCATTGTAGTCATGATAAAATTCCTCATCATTTGGATAGTACAGATTAAAAATAAACCAAATGCGAGTATTTGTAAAGTGTTATTGATAAATTTTTTATTTTAAATCATTATGTTATAACATAATTATATTGTAATGTTTGATAAATACAATGAATAATGACTATTCTTATATCATGAAAAATGATAGAGCATGATAGTAATTGGGTCATTATACATAATAATATCGATTCTAAATAAGATATTTGTGAGTGAGATAATATTTATTATCCTATAAATTGTGTTATTTTTATTATTAAAACACTAGATATAGTATTTTATGCTCAAAAATAAATCAAACTATCGATAAATAATATTGAAAATAATTATTGTTTATTATATTATAAATGATAATGATTGTTATTAATTCTTTATGAAGGAGACGATAATGTCTATCAAGCAAGTCGCTAATATTCAGCAACCTACACAAGCGAGTGAAGCTATTCGTGCCTTTTTTACTTTACAATGCTGTTGGTTGAATAATGAAGAAGTTTATTTAGAGCAAGGGTGTTTACATTGTGGCTCGGCTGCTACTTATTTGATTTTTTATACCAATCGTCAGATTCAAAAGTTGATGTTAGATTTTATTGGACAGCATAATTGTATTGCACGTGTGGATTTACGTGATTTGCCACATTTTGAGCAAGATTATGAGATATTTTTGCAAATTTTAGAACAAGAAATCAATGCTTATGCACGTGCTGTATCTCATTTGGCACGGTGTTTGCCATTTGAGCAAGTTGAGTCGATTTTTGAACGTCAATATGCAATTGCGTGTTAAGCATTTTATTGAGATAATATAGTATTCACTTATTTTGGAGAATACTATGGCACGTCGTCCTACTCGTTACAATGAAGATGATTTTGAATCTTTAGAAGGTCGTGCTAGTAAAACTGAACAAAAAAAAGCTGTACAACGTTTATCTGCAATTGGTGCACAATTAGCTGAACTCAATAAAGAGCAAATTCAACAACTCCCTGTAGATGAACGTTTAATCGATGCTTTGCTTGATGTACAAGCGATTAGTTCATTTGAAGCACGTCGCCGTCAATTTCAG comes from Moraxella sp. ZY210820 and encodes:
- a CDS encoding zinc-dependent alcohol dehydrogenase family protein; translation: MTTMKAMTYYGENDIRFEDRPKPTIIDPTDAIIRMTKTTICGTDLGIWKGKNPEIEATAREKTGEWNGRILGHEGIGIVEEVGSAVKNFKKGDKVIISCVSRCGSCENCQKQLYSHCRQNGGWIMGYMIDGTQAEYVRTPFADNSLYILPDHLNTDVAVFLSDALPTGHEIGVQYGDVKPGDTIAIVGAGPVGMGCLLTGQLYSPSTIIVIDMDENRLKMAKEMGATHTINPNTENVVAKVLEITGGRGVDCAMEAVGYPQTWDICQKIVKEGGNIANVGVHGQPVSFELNKLWIKNLKITTGLVNANTTGMLLKACECSKLPMEKLATHHFKFSEIEKAYDVFKHAAETKAMKVIIEY
- the mutM gene encoding bifunctional DNA-formamidopyrimidine glycosylase/DNA-(apurinic or apyrimidinic site) lyase, which codes for MPELPEVETTKASLEPLLDAQVMDVTVHQPSLRWRVPDDLAELKGYVLTQLIRRSKYIIATFKYKNNVKTMLWHLGMSGSFSISPCEKALRKHDHVILKFQLNDGEVVELRYHDPRRFGCMIWLDEQSQKLLDVLGVEPLSDDFTADYLMDKFKNKSVAIKSAIMDSHIVVGVGNIYATESLFNVGIHPLQPAKTLTKVQLERLVIEIKRILANAIHLGGTTLRDYANAMGENGYFQQTLLAYGRAGEMCVNCETTLENVKIAQRSSVFCPECQPLKR
- the metG gene encoding methionine--tRNA ligase, whose amino-acid sequence is MSKRQILVTNALPYANGPIHMGHLLGYIQADIWVRAMRSMGHDVIYVCADDAHGTAIMLRAEANGISPEQQIANVQQEHERDFAGFMVDFDHYDSTNSETNRKRSEEIYLKNHQAGHISIRPVTQLFDPEKQMFLSDRFIKGTCPKCKADDQYGDSCEVCGTTYNATELINPRSTLSGATPIEKDSDHYFFNLPNFSEYLQGWTRDKGRLPVSIANKLDEWFEAGLNDWDISRDAPYFGFEIPNAPNKYFYVWVDAPIGYMASFENYIKAKRPELNFDDYWKLDSDKEVYHFIGKDIVYFHALFWPAMLHGANYRTPTSLFVNGFLTVNGEKMSKSRGTFIKAETYLQHLNPEYLRYYFASRLSDKVEDADLNLDDFVQKVNSDLVGKVVNIASRCAKFINTQFDNKLSTNCSEPDLIQEFITAGDSIIQHYEHREFSTAIREIMALADKANQYIDEKKPWSLAKENPNSAEVQQICSVGLNLFRQLVILLSPVLPKLAKEVQAFFKLEQFDFASRTQILLDHEIATFQPLMQRVDKKAVDAMIEDSKESLQSTEQKAKPSTAKAVEQTVKTDDFISIDDFAKVEMKVAKVLECNKVEGADKLLQFTLDVGEEKTRNVFSGIAKFYSPEELQGKTVICVTNLAPRKMKFGLSEGMILSAEKDGQLTVILLDDNIPAGAKLA